Proteins encoded together in one Bradyrhizobium sp. CB82 window:
- a CDS encoding helix-turn-helix domain-containing protein, which yields MEKRDAVAALAALAQDNRLDVFRLLVQAGPEGMTAGAIADALDLAPNTLTFHFDRLRMAGLATVRREGRSMIYAAQFETMNALLGFLTENCCGGAPCAPDATCKPARKRTKIPAREDRP from the coding sequence ATGGAAAAGAGGGATGCCGTCGCGGCCCTCGCCGCGCTTGCCCAGGACAACCGCCTCGACGTCTTCCGCCTGCTGGTGCAGGCCGGCCCGGAGGGGATGACCGCCGGCGCGATCGCCGACGCGTTGGATCTCGCGCCGAACACGCTGACCTTTCATTTCGACCGCCTTCGGATGGCGGGGCTAGCGACCGTTCGGCGCGAGGGGCGTTCGATGATCTACGCAGCGCAGTTCGAGACCATGAACGCGCTGCTCGGATTTCTGACCGAAAACTGCTGCGGCGGCGCACCGTGCGCCCCGGACGCGACCTGCAAACCCGCGCGAAAACGCACCAAGATACCAGCCCGAGAGGATCGACCATGA
- a CDS encoding ArsI/CadI family heavy metal resistance metalloenzyme, with amino-acid sequence MKRLHVHVSVENLPHSIGFYSALFASRPSVVKSDYAKWMLEDPRVNFAISTRGRQPGLDHIGIQVETTDELKEVYARLREAGGKVIEQGQTSCCYARSEKAWIDDPAGIAWETFHTTGESTVYGDRTGENGVRVAREKQSACCASPAASKQSSACC; translated from the coding sequence ATGAAGCGCCTGCACGTTCATGTCTCCGTCGAGAATCTTCCGCACTCCATCGGATTTTATTCGGCGCTGTTCGCATCCCGCCCCTCCGTCGTGAAGTCCGACTATGCGAAGTGGATGCTCGAAGACCCGCGCGTGAATTTCGCGATCTCGACGCGCGGGCGCCAGCCCGGCCTCGACCATATCGGCATCCAGGTCGAAACCACCGACGAGTTGAAGGAAGTCTATGCGCGCCTGCGCGAGGCCGGCGGCAAGGTGATCGAGCAGGGCCAGACGAGCTGCTGCTACGCGCGGTCCGAGAAGGCCTGGATCGACGATCCCGCCGGCATCGCCTGGGAGACCTTCCACACGACCGGCGAGAGCACCGTCTATGGCGACCGCACCGGCGAGAACGGGGTGCGCGTTGCGCGCGAGAAGCAGTCCGCCTGCTGCGCGTCCCCCGCCGCGTCGAAGCAATCCTCGGCCTGTTGCTGA
- the arsC gene encoding arsenate reductase (glutaredoxin) (This arsenate reductase requires both glutathione and glutaredoxin to convert arsenate to arsenite, after which the efflux transporter formed by ArsA and ArsB can extrude the arsenite from the cell, providing resistance.): MTVTIYHNPACGTSRNTLAMIRQSGVEPVVIEYLKTPPSRERLRELIAEMGLSVRGLLREKGTPYRELGLDDPKWSDDQLLDFMMAHPILINRPIVVSPKGARLCRPSEAVIDLLDNPVGRFVKEDGEVVEPR; the protein is encoded by the coding sequence ATGACCGTCACCATCTACCACAACCCGGCTTGCGGCACCTCGCGCAACACGCTCGCGATGATCCGGCAGAGCGGCGTCGAGCCCGTCGTCATCGAATATCTCAAGACACCGCCGTCGCGCGAACGGCTCAGGGAGTTGATCGCAGAGATGGGACTTTCGGTCCGCGGGCTTCTGCGCGAGAAGGGCACGCCCTATCGGGAGCTCGGCCTCGACGACCCGAAATGGTCCGACGACCAGTTGCTCGATTTCATGATGGCCCATCCCATTCTCATCAACCGTCCGATCGTCGTGTCGCCGAAGGGTGCGCGACTGTGCCGACCTTCGGAGGCCGTGATCGATCTCCTGGACAATCCGGTCGGGCGTTTCGTGAAGGAAGACGGCGAGGTGGTCGAGCCGCGCTAG
- a CDS encoding DUF2336 domain-containing protein, translating into MIETTSFLLDLEETVAKGNPESCLRAMWHATDLLIAGTYSEDQIWTFGEIIGRLAQEIETTARARLAEILAASNNAPYKLASQLASDDCIDVASPILRQSRRLDTETLIACARNKSQQHLLAISQRQSVPEAVTDVLVVRGSNEVVNSVAANNGASFSNSGFLHLVRRSEGDSILAESVGLRKDIPRHLFHQLIAKASAEVRQKLERERPDIGPQIHRVVVDVTGAVHARFGPASKDYFIAKRTVAKLHERGVLTEDKVFEFAHSLKFNETAVALSLLCPLPVDIIERALIERDREPVLILAKSQNFCWPTTMALLFLGAPNYRITAGELERLKLDFHRLDVKACRGVIALYRSRRDEVGSGPFQRPRSAI; encoded by the coding sequence GGGCGATGTGGCACGCGACCGATCTCCTGATCGCGGGGACCTATTCCGAGGACCAGATCTGGACGTTCGGCGAGATCATCGGCCGCCTCGCCCAGGAGATCGAAACGACGGCACGCGCACGGCTGGCGGAAATACTCGCTGCCAGCAACAACGCCCCCTACAAGCTGGCGAGCCAGCTCGCCTCCGACGACTGCATCGACGTCGCCTCGCCTATCCTCAGGCAATCCCGGCGCCTGGATACCGAAACCTTGATTGCTTGCGCCAGGAACAAGAGCCAGCAGCATCTGCTCGCGATCTCCCAGCGACAGTCCGTTCCGGAGGCCGTGACTGACGTCCTGGTGGTCCGCGGCAGCAACGAGGTCGTCAACTCGGTCGCTGCAAACAACGGCGCGAGCTTTTCGAATTCCGGCTTCCTGCACCTGGTGCGGCGTTCAGAAGGTGATTCGATCCTCGCTGAATCCGTCGGACTGCGAAAGGACATTCCCCGGCATCTCTTCCATCAGCTGATCGCTAAAGCCTCCGCAGAAGTGCGCCAGAAGCTCGAGCGCGAACGTCCCGATATCGGGCCGCAGATTCACCGGGTCGTCGTCGATGTCACCGGCGCGGTGCACGCCAGGTTCGGCCCGGCTTCCAAGGACTATTTCATCGCTAAGCGGACGGTCGCAAAGCTGCACGAGCGCGGCGTACTGACCGAAGACAAGGTCTTCGAGTTCGCCCATTCGCTCAAGTTCAACGAAACGGCAGTCGCGCTCTCCTTGCTGTGCCCGTTGCCTGTCGACATCATCGAACGGGCCCTGATCGAGCGTGATCGCGAGCCCGTGCTGATCCTGGCCAAATCGCAGAACTTCTGCTGGCCGACCACGATGGCACTGCTGTTCCTCGGGGCGCCCAATTACCGTATCACGGCCGGCGAGCTCGAGCGTTTGAAGCTCGATTTTCATCGGCTCGACGTGAAGGCTTGCCGCGGCGTCATCGCCCTGTATCGCTCCCGCAGGGACGAAGTCGGAAGCGGCCCCTTCCAGCGACCCCGAAGCGCAATCTAA
- a CDS encoding ABC transporter ATP-binding protein, whose translation MEGSMVTPASALVRFSGIQKTYDGEHLVVKNLDLDIRKGEFITLLGPSGSGKTTTLMMLAGFEVPTHGEIYLADRPIKNMPPHKRDIGMVFQNYALFPHLTIEENVAFPLSVRKVNKVEAQERVRAALRMIKMEGLAQRRPGQLSGGQQQRVALARALVFNPQIVLMDEPLGALDKRLREQMQLEIKQLHETMGITIVYVTHDQSEALTMSDRIAVFNDGIVQQIDRPDALYEHPVNSFVAHFVGENNVLNGTVETIEQGHCRVALASGGSVMARAVNVAGSGAATSLSVRPERIAIIRNGAACEGPNRLPATVQSSIYLGDHALAVLEVAGNEEFMVKLQPGAHDGLRQGESVSITFRPEDCLALDPV comes from the coding sequence ATGGAAGGCAGCATGGTTACGCCCGCGTCGGCACTGGTACGCTTTTCTGGCATTCAGAAGACCTACGACGGCGAACACCTCGTCGTGAAAAACCTCGACCTCGACATCAGGAAAGGCGAGTTCATCACTCTGCTTGGCCCGTCCGGCTCGGGCAAGACGACCACGCTGATGATGCTGGCGGGCTTCGAGGTCCCGACCCATGGCGAAATCTACCTCGCCGACCGGCCCATCAAGAACATGCCGCCGCACAAGCGCGACATCGGAATGGTGTTCCAGAACTACGCGCTGTTTCCGCACCTGACGATCGAGGAGAATGTCGCCTTCCCGCTGTCCGTCCGCAAGGTCAACAAGGTGGAAGCGCAGGAGCGCGTGCGGGCGGCGCTGCGCATGATCAAGATGGAGGGCCTGGCGCAGCGGCGGCCGGGACAATTGTCCGGCGGCCAGCAGCAGCGCGTGGCACTGGCCCGCGCGCTGGTCTTCAATCCCCAGATCGTGCTGATGGACGAGCCGCTCGGCGCTCTGGACAAGCGCCTGCGGGAGCAGATGCAGCTGGAGATCAAGCAGCTGCACGAGACGATGGGCATCACCATCGTCTACGTCACGCACGACCAGAGCGAGGCGCTCACCATGTCGGACCGCATCGCTGTGTTCAACGACGGCATCGTGCAGCAGATCGACAGGCCCGACGCACTGTACGAGCACCCGGTTAACAGTTTCGTCGCGCACTTCGTCGGCGAGAACAACGTGCTCAACGGCACTGTCGAGACGATCGAGCAGGGACATTGCCGCGTCGCGCTCGCCTCCGGCGGCTCAGTCATGGCCCGGGCGGTCAACGTGGCAGGCAGCGGCGCCGCCACCTCGCTGTCGGTGCGGCCCGAGCGGATCGCCATTATAAGAAACGGAGCGGCTTGCGAGGGACCGAACCGCCTGCCAGCCACGGTGCAGAGCAGCATCTATCTCGGCGACCACGCGCTGGCCGTGCTCGAGGTTGCCGGCAACGAGGAGTTCATGGTCAAGCTTCAGCCGGGCGCACATGACGGCTTGAGGCAGGGCGAAAGCGTGTCCATCACGTTCCGCCCCGAAGACTGCCTGGCCCTCGATCCGGTGTAA
- a CDS encoding MIP/aquaporin family protein has protein sequence MDAFDLPRRLAAEALGTTILVATVVGSGIMAEALTRDVALALLCNTLPTGAILVVLITVLGPISGAHFNPAVTLVFALRRELPANETALYVIVQIAGGIAGTMIAHLMFALPLIDLSLKVRTGGAQWFGEAIAAFGLVATILAGIRFQRSAVPWLVGLYITAAYWFTASTSFANPAVAIARSLTDTFSGIRPADLPGFVLAELCGAIAGMVLMNWLVGRTPARGPAAIAETLR, from the coding sequence ATGGACGCGTTCGACCTTCCACGGCGCCTCGCAGCCGAAGCGCTCGGCACCACCATCCTCGTCGCGACCGTCGTGGGCTCCGGCATCATGGCGGAAGCGCTGACCAGGGACGTCGCGCTTGCGCTCCTGTGCAACACGCTGCCGACCGGCGCGATCCTGGTCGTGCTGATCACGGTCCTCGGACCGATCTCGGGCGCGCATTTCAATCCGGCCGTTACGCTGGTTTTCGCGCTGAGGCGCGAGCTGCCGGCGAACGAGACTGCACTTTACGTGATCGTCCAGATCGCCGGCGGCATCGCCGGCACCATGATCGCGCACCTGATGTTCGCGCTTCCCCTGATCGACCTTTCATTGAAAGTGCGCACCGGCGGAGCACAGTGGTTCGGCGAGGCGATCGCAGCCTTCGGCCTGGTCGCGACGATCCTGGCGGGCATCCGTTTCCAGCGCAGCGCCGTGCCCTGGCTGGTCGGCCTCTACATCACGGCCGCCTACTGGTTCACCGCTTCGACCTCATTCGCCAATCCGGCGGTCGCGATCGCGCGCTCGCTGACGGACACGTTTTCCGGTATTCGTCCGGCGGACCTGCCTGGTTTCGTGCTTGCCGAACTTTGCGGCGCGATTGCCGGAATGGTCCTGATGAACTGGCTGGTCGGCCGCACGCCGGCACGCGGCCCCGCCGCAATCGCGGAGACATTACGATGA
- a CDS encoding ABC transporter substrate-binding protein, protein MLKLKMALGFAATLTAGVALATVAQARDLTVVSWGGAYQDAQKKVYFEPFKKAAGIPMNDESWDGGIGVLRAKVQGGAATWDVVQVESEELAVGCDEGLFEKIDYTKIGGEAAYLPPSVNPCGVGAIVYDFVLGYDKDKLKDAPKGWADFFDTKKYPGKRSLRQGPKTTLEIALIADGVPPADVYKILATDEGVDRAFKKLDTIKGDLVWWKAGAQPPQLLASGEVAMTSVYNGRIDTANKNEKKNFGMVWDGALYTLDSWVILKGSPNKDAAYKFLDFAGKAENQAKLSENIAYGTSNKDAAALIQPAVLKDLPTAPDNMKNAVEINVAFWLENIDRLTERFNKWAAK, encoded by the coding sequence ATGCTGAAGCTCAAGATGGCACTGGGATTCGCCGCGACGCTGACCGCGGGCGTCGCTCTGGCAACAGTCGCGCAGGCGCGCGACCTCACCGTCGTGTCGTGGGGCGGGGCGTATCAGGATGCCCAGAAGAAGGTTTACTTCGAGCCGTTCAAGAAGGCGGCCGGCATCCCCATGAACGACGAGTCCTGGGACGGCGGCATCGGCGTGCTGCGCGCCAAGGTGCAGGGCGGCGCCGCAACCTGGGACGTCGTCCAGGTCGAGAGCGAGGAGCTCGCGGTCGGTTGCGACGAGGGCCTGTTCGAGAAGATCGACTACACCAAGATCGGCGGCGAGGCCGCTTATCTGCCGCCGTCGGTCAATCCCTGCGGCGTCGGTGCAATCGTGTACGATTTCGTTCTCGGCTACGACAAGGACAAGCTGAAGGACGCGCCGAAGGGTTGGGCGGACTTCTTCGACACCAAGAAATATCCGGGCAAGCGCAGCCTGCGCCAGGGTCCGAAGACAACGCTGGAGATCGCCCTCATCGCCGACGGCGTCCCACCGGCAGACGTCTACAAGATTCTGGCGACCGACGAGGGCGTCGATCGCGCCTTCAAGAAGCTCGACACCATCAAGGGCGACCTCGTCTGGTGGAAGGCCGGCGCCCAGCCGCCGCAATTGCTCGCCTCCGGCGAAGTGGCGATGACTTCGGTCTATAACGGCCGCATCGACACCGCGAACAAGAACGAGAAGAAAAACTTCGGCATGGTGTGGGACGGCGCGCTCTACACGCTCGACAGCTGGGTCATCCTGAAGGGCAGCCCGAACAAGGACGCCGCCTACAAGTTCCTCGACTTCGCCGGCAAGGCCGAGAACCAGGCCAAGTTGTCGGAGAACATCGCCTACGGCACCTCGAACAAAGACGCCGCGGCGCTCATCCAGCCGGCCGTTCTGAAGGACCTGCCGACGGCGCCTGACAACATGAAGAACGCGGTGGAGATCAATGTTGCGTTCTGGCTCGAGAACATCGACCGCCTGACCGAGCGCTTCAACAAGTGGGCAGCGAAATAA